One genomic window of Vespula pensylvanica isolate Volc-1 chromosome 12, ASM1446617v1, whole genome shotgun sequence includes the following:
- the LOC122633448 gene encoding transmembrane protein 43 homolog isoform X3, with product MNVPMSVLEQFRESWLTAIIGSILFATGMCLLFWNEGKAVKVAYSLDEALQNVAVLSNPFKLLPEFEGRLIHISGSLSISEPLTEPDHGIIMLSVKLKRRVQMYQWVEIEEERSFGGVTEEEKHYYYTTEWKDKLIDSDHFYIRTGHHNPKEIPIKSQIQIANEVKIGAFILGLELKKKFNEFVEITSDERPERKDIKMHSGLYYHSTDLWNPQVGDIRIQFSYAGKQGDIYSIVGMMEKGVIVPYITSHGEDILLQRKHKMTVDQMFHLEHMHNYWRTWSIRGLGWLVLFLAATCLANILKTLILNSTFLCGIIAIESLTMSVSMSISLLVIGFAWVWYRPVIGLCLALASILPFIYSTLTAGSQSQQRDNYRRL from the exons ATGAATGTCCCAATGTCAGTTTTAGAACAATTTAGAGAATCATGGTTAACTGCCATCATTGGATCTATTTTGTTTGCAACTGGGATGTGCCTGTTGTTTTGGAACGAA GGAAAGGCAGTGAAAGTAGCGTACTCTTTGGACGAAGCTTTACAGAATGTAGCAGTACTTTCAAATCCATTTAAGTTATTACCAGAGTTTGAAGGTCgtttaatacatatttcagGATCATTATCAATATCAGAACCACTGACTGAACCTGATCATGGCATCATTATGTTAagcgttaaattaaaaagaagagtacAGATGTATCAATGGGTcgagatcgaagaagaaagaag ttttGGCGGAGTaacggaagaagagaaacattattattatacgacaGAATGGAAGGATAAGCTTATAGATTctgatcatttttatataagaactGGACACCATAATCCAAAAGAAATACCAATCAAAAGTCAAATACAGATTGCTAATGAAGTTAAAATTGGAGCCTTTATTCTTGGATtagaattaaagaagaaatttaatgaatttgtCGAGATTACTAGCGACGAAAGACCGGAACGTAAAGATATCAAAATGCATTCTGGGTTGTATTATCATAGCACAGACTTGTGGAATCCCCAG GTGGGAGACATTAGAATACAATTCTCGTACGCAGGTAAACAAGGTGATATTTATTCTATCGTTGGCATGATGGAGAAAGGAGTTATTGTCCCTTATATCACATCGCACGGGGAAGATATTTTACTTCAAAGGAAACACAAAATGACAGTAGATCAAATGTTCCACTTGGAACACATGCACAATTACTGGAGAACTTGGAGTATCAG AGGACTAGGATGGTTAGTCCTATTTTTGGCAGCAACTTGTTTGGCAAATATATTGAAAACCCTGATACTTAATTCAACATTCTTATGTGGAATAATAGCAATTGAGTCATTAACAATGTCTGTTTCCATGTCCATTAGTTTATTAGTAATTGGTTTTGCATGGGTGTGGTATCGGCCGGTAATCGGCCTTTGCTTAGCTTTAGCTTCGATTTtaccatttatttattcgacttTAACAGCAGGATCTCAGTCGCAACAACGTGATAATTATAGAAGATTGTAA
- the LOC122633448 gene encoding transmembrane protein 43 homolog isoform X2: MYRVNQNGQQQRANVEPIHQNRINGRQPSPMNVPMSVLEQFRESWLTAIIGSILFATGMCLLFWNEGKAVKVAYSLDEALQNVAVLSNPFKLLPEFEGRLIHISGSLSISEPLTEPDHGIIMLSVKLKRRVQMYQWVEIEEERSFGGVTEEEKHYYYTTEWKDKLIDSDHFYIRTGHHNPKEIPIKSQIQIANEVKIGAFILGLELKKKFNEFVEITSDERPERKDIKMHSGLYYHSTDLWNPQVGDIRIQFSYAGKQGDIYSIVGMMEKGVIVPYITSHGEDILLQRKHKMTVDQMFHLEHMHNYWRTWSIRGLGWLVLFLAATCLANILKTLILNSTFLCGIIAIESLTMSVSMSISLLVIGFAWVWYRPVIGLCLALASILPFIYSTLTAGSQSQQRDNYRRL, from the exons ATGTATCgtgtaaat CAAAATGGACAACAGCAAAGAGCTAATGTTGAACCAATACATCAAAATCGAATTAATGGAAGACAACCTTCACCTATGAATGTCCCAATGTCAGTTTTAGAACAATTTAGAGAATCATGGTTAACTGCCATCATTGGATCTATTTTGTTTGCAACTGGGATGTGCCTGTTGTTTTGGAACGAA GGAAAGGCAGTGAAAGTAGCGTACTCTTTGGACGAAGCTTTACAGAATGTAGCAGTACTTTCAAATCCATTTAAGTTATTACCAGAGTTTGAAGGTCgtttaatacatatttcagGATCATTATCAATATCAGAACCACTGACTGAACCTGATCATGGCATCATTATGTTAagcgttaaattaaaaagaagagtacAGATGTATCAATGGGTcgagatcgaagaagaaagaag ttttGGCGGAGTaacggaagaagagaaacattattattatacgacaGAATGGAAGGATAAGCTTATAGATTctgatcatttttatataagaactGGACACCATAATCCAAAAGAAATACCAATCAAAAGTCAAATACAGATTGCTAATGAAGTTAAAATTGGAGCCTTTATTCTTGGATtagaattaaagaagaaatttaatgaatttgtCGAGATTACTAGCGACGAAAGACCGGAACGTAAAGATATCAAAATGCATTCTGGGTTGTATTATCATAGCACAGACTTGTGGAATCCCCAG GTGGGAGACATTAGAATACAATTCTCGTACGCAGGTAAACAAGGTGATATTTATTCTATCGTTGGCATGATGGAGAAAGGAGTTATTGTCCCTTATATCACATCGCACGGGGAAGATATTTTACTTCAAAGGAAACACAAAATGACAGTAGATCAAATGTTCCACTTGGAACACATGCACAATTACTGGAGAACTTGGAGTATCAG AGGACTAGGATGGTTAGTCCTATTTTTGGCAGCAACTTGTTTGGCAAATATATTGAAAACCCTGATACTTAATTCAACATTCTTATGTGGAATAATAGCAATTGAGTCATTAACAATGTCTGTTTCCATGTCCATTAGTTTATTAGTAATTGGTTTTGCATGGGTGTGGTATCGGCCGGTAATCGGCCTTTGCTTAGCTTTAGCTTCGATTTtaccatttatttattcgacttTAACAGCAGGATCTCAGTCGCAACAACGTGATAATTATAGAAGATTGTAA
- the LOC122633454 gene encoding mitochondrial import inner membrane translocase subunit Tim22, which yields MFSTDQSKTSNNLPIQEDKRVFINDTDWDKIAVYLIGNQQRFRENIIIPRMIGPVQIKTNEEKMVERAMESCAFKSIMSCVLGYGLGAAIGLFSSSVNPNITSVEKQQTAREIFREMKMTTLSYAKNFAAVGCVFSAVECTIESYRGKTDWRNGTYAGGVTGGLIGLRAGIKAGLIGAAGFAAFSTAIDYYMHRS from the exons ATGTTTTCAACGGATCAATCTAAAACTTCAAATAATCTTCCAATTCAGGAAGATAAAAgagtttttataaatgatacagACTGGGATAAAATAGCTGTATATTTAATAGGAAATCAACAAAGatttagagaaaatattattataccaaGAATGATAGGACCTGTACAAATTAAAactaatgaagaaaaaatggtGGAAAGAGCGATGGAAAGTTGTGCTTTTAAGAGTATTATGAGCTGTGTACTTG GATATGGATTGGGAGCTGCAATAGGTTTATTTTCATCAAGTGTAAATCCAAATATCACAAGTGTAGAAAAACAACAAACTGCACGCGAAATATtcagagaaatgaaaatgacgaCACTCAGTTATGCTAAGAATTTTGCTGCTGTGGGTTGTGTATTTTCAGCCGTTGAATGTACTATAGAATCT taTAGAGGTAAAACCGATTGGAGAAATGGTACTTATGCAGGTGGTGTAACAGGTGGCCTAATAGGCTTAAGAG CTGGCATAAAAGCAGGACTGATAGGTGCTGCAGGCTTTGCAGCATTTTCAACAGCAATAGATTATTACATGCACAGGTCATAA
- the LOC122633445 gene encoding thiamine transporter 1-like, whose translation MKWLKISLILCMFGLLKDFRPSESFVTDYLTGPWKNFTHTQVNQEIYPVSTYSYFLTLVIIFLITDFVRYKPIIILCSLSGMITFLVLILAKTVPVVQITEFFYGLFLSSEVAYYTYIYAKVDKKHYQEVTGHTKAASLVGRCMAGIIAQLTASFHILDFHELNYLTTAAFALATVWTFFLPSVGQSIYFHSSINDQNVIPAPADTAKSLENDNCYELDRQKQSEYNPAKGNVFSTSSKLKRAYALLWQHFLNAYTHGHIVKWSMWWAFSTCGYLQITNYAQLLWQTAVESYDEIYNGAVDACYAIIGASTVFIISKVPLNWPVIGDIILTLFSLMEGGLIILCSYNYNIWVLYGAYIIFGVIYHTMVTVASFEVAKYISEDSYGLIFGTNIFLALLFQSLLTLIVINGNLGNTIRSQFFIYGCYYIVLAVIFLIIAIFAIVKRYKSGDKFEIWSRNKNIGKSIDNIEKNESFSTNSTVSKNDILTPHSE comes from the exons atgaagtggttaaaaatatctcttatCCTATGTATGTTTGGACTGTTAAAAGACTTCAGACCATCCGAGTCATTTGTAACTGATTATTTGACAGGACCATGGAAGAATTTTACGCATACACAA GTCAATCAAGAAATTTATCCAGTTAGTACATACAGTTATTTTTTAACTctagtaattatatttttgataacaGACTTTGTAAGATATAAgcctattattatattgtgttCACTCTCTGGAATGATCACATTTCTTGTACTGATACTTGCAAAAACTGTACCAGTAGTTCAGATCACTGAATTCTTTTATGgcctgtttctttcttccgaagtggcatattatacatatatttatgcaaaAGTTGATAAGAAACACTATCAAGAAGTGACAGGTCATACGAAAGCTGCTTCCCTTGTTGGACGATGTATGGCTGGAATTATAGCCCAATTGACAgcttcttttcatattttagaTTTCCATGAATTGAATTATCTTACCACCGCAG cGTTTGCCCTCGCCACGGTATGGACATTTTTTTTACCATCCGTCGgtcaatcgatttattttcattcatctaTTAACGATCAAAATGTTATACCCGCACCAGCGGATACCGCGAAATCATTGGAAAATGATAATTGCTATGAACTCGATCGTCAGAAACAATCGGAATATAATCCTGCGAAGGGAAATGTTTTCTCAACCTCTTCTAAGTTGAAACGTGCATACGCGTTATTATGGCAACATTTTTTAAACGCTTATACACATGGTCACATTGTAAAATGGTCCATGTGGTGGGCATTTTCAACTTGTGGCTATTTGCAAATAACTAATTATGCCCAGCTTTTATGGCAAACGGCTGTTGAATCTTACGATGAAATCTATAACGGAGCGGTAGATGCTTGTTATGCAATAATAG GTGCTTCCACcgtttttatcatttcgaaaGTACCGCTGAACTGGCCAGTAATAGGAGATAtcatattaacattattttcacTTATGGAGGGTGGCTTAATTATATTGTGTtcctataattataatatttgggTACTATATGGTGCTTACATAATATTTGGAGTGATTTATCACACCATGGTCACTGTTGCAAG tttcGAAGTTGCGAAATATATATCTGAAGATAGTTATGGTTTAATATTTGGGACAAATATCTTTTTAGCATTATTGTTCCAAAGTTTGTTAACGTTAATAGTTATTAATGGAAATCTTGGAAATACTATCAGATCCCAG tttTTCATTTATGGCTGCTATTACATAGTTTTGGctgtgatatttttaataattgctATATTTGCGATTGTAAAACGTTATAAAAGCGgcgataaatttgaaatatggTCAAGAAATAAGAACATTGGAAAGTCAATAGATAACATCGAAAAGAACGAATCGTTTAGTACAAATTCGACAGTATCTAAAAATGATATCTTAACTCCTCATTCGGAATAA
- the LOC122633447 gene encoding serine protease inhibitor 88Ea-like isoform X1, whose product MSFESAMPLLFFLTLIGGIMAQCLTGEDNPVMMNPRSKTMLDEGRYEFAIDALKKTAEIQTSDNIFFSPDSIHSALTLAYFGARGNTETSLKKALHIPDDLSKIDVMRYYAFEKSIKQKKEDNGSANYEYKSANRLWVTNARKLRDCMLDLFNDQLVKVDFKSNPMAVRKTINDWVSNTTKGHIRDLLPEDSITEDTDLVLANAVYFKGLWQNRFDPANSKRDIFYTPGSQNSVITFMRQKKTFNHVVSEELGAHILELPYKGQEISMFVLLPPFAAARFLNDGANRTQGDGGIRNVLQRISTEAGATELRILLDDGMPSRQVEVSLPRFELERELPLVPLLRSLGAGDLVIPGVADLADFLADGEKSLHLGDAVHRAKIEVTEEGTTAAAATALFSFRSSRPSEPAVFNANHPFIYFIYDKPTHSILFCGIYRTPGAPASSVPA is encoded by the exons ATGTCCTTCGAATCG gCCAtgccattattattttttttaacgttgatCGGTGGAATCATGGCGCAATGTTTGACGGGAGAAGACAATCCCGTTATGATGAATCCACGTTCGAAAACGATGCTCGACGAAGGTCGTTACGAATTTGCTATAGATGCTTTAAAGAAGACCGCTGAAATACAAACCAGCGACAATATATTCTTCAGCCCGGATAGCATTCATAGCGCCTTGACTTTAGCGTATTTCGGGGCCCGTGGCAACACGGAGACGTCCTTGAAAAAAGCTTTGCATATTCCAGACGATTTATCAAAGATCGACGTGATGAGATACTACGCTTTCGAGAAATCTattaagcaaaaaaaagag GATAATGGGTCAGCCAATTACGAGTACAAGTCCGCCAACCGGCTTTGGGTAACGAATGCGAGAAAGTTGCGCGATTGCATGCTCGATTTGTTCAATGATCAATTGGTGAAGGTCGATTTTAAGAGCAATCCAATGGCCGTACGAAAGACTATAAACGATTGGGTCAGTAATACCACGAAGGGTCATATTCGTGACTTATTGCCAGAAGATAGTATCACGGAAGATACGGATCTCGTCTTGGCTAATGCCGTTTACTTCAAGGGTCTCTGGCAAAATCGTTTCGATCCAGCAAATTCGAAAAGAGATATCTTCTATACACCTGGCTCCCAAAATTCCGTAATCACGTTCATGCGCCAAAAAAAGACGTTCAATCACG TCGTCTCGGAGGAGTTGGGTGCACACATCCTTGAACTTCCGTATAAAGGTCAAGAAATCTCCATGTTCGTCCTGCTACCACCTTTCGCAGCGGCCAGATTTTTGAACGATGGAGCGAATCGGACCCAAGGAGACGGCGGTATCAGGAACGTTCTCCAACGCATCTCCACTGAGGCTGGTGCGACCGAATTAAGAATACTTCTTGACGATGGAATGCCATCGAGACAGGTCGAAGTATCCTTACCACGATTCGAATTGGAAAGAGAGTTACCTTTGGTACcgcttcttcgttctctcggtGCTGGCGACTTGGTCATACCCGGTGTGGCCGATCTGGCAGATTTCTTAGCCGACGGTGAAAAATCACTTCATTTGGGAGACGCTGTTCATAGGGCTAAAATCGAGGTCACCGAAGAGGGCACGACAGCGGCAGCAGCTACGGCACTCTTTAGTTTCCGTTCGAGTAGGCCGTCCGAACCGGCTGTCTTTAATGCTAATCATccctttatatatttcatctatGACAAACCAACGCATAGCATATTATTCTGCGGTATTTATCGCACACCCGGTGCACCGGCTTCATCGGTACCTGCTTAA
- the LOC122633447 gene encoding serine protease inhibitor 88Ea-like isoform X3 codes for MPLLFFLTLIGGIMAQCLTGEDNPVMMNPRSKTMLDEGRYEFAIDALKKTAEIQTSDNIFFSPDSIHSALTLAYFGARGNTETSLKKALHIPDDLSKIDVMRYYAFEKSIKQKKEDNGSANYEYKSANRLWVTNARKLRDCMLDLFNDQLVKVDFKSNPMAVRKTINDWVSNTTKGHIRDLLPEDSITEDTDLVLANAVYFKGLWQNRFDPANSKRDIFYTPGSQNSVITFMRQKKTFNHVVSEELGAHILELPYKGQEISMFVLLPPFAAARFLNDGANRTQGDGGIRNVLQRISTEAGATELRILLDDGMPSRQVEVSLPRFELERELPLVPLLRSLGAGDLVIPGVADLADFLADGEKSLHLGDAVHRAKIEVTEEGTTAAAATALFSFRSSRPSEPAVFNANHPFIYFIYDKPTHSILFCGIYRTPGAPASSVPA; via the exons AtgccattattattttttttaacgttgatCGGTGGAATCATGGCGCAATGTTTGACGGGAGAAGACAATCCCGTTATGATGAATCCACGTTCGAAAACGATGCTCGACGAAGGTCGTTACGAATTTGCTATAGATGCTTTAAAGAAGACCGCTGAAATACAAACCAGCGACAATATATTCTTCAGCCCGGATAGCATTCATAGCGCCTTGACTTTAGCGTATTTCGGGGCCCGTGGCAACACGGAGACGTCCTTGAAAAAAGCTTTGCATATTCCAGACGATTTATCAAAGATCGACGTGATGAGATACTACGCTTTCGAGAAATCTattaagcaaaaaaaagag GATAATGGGTCAGCCAATTACGAGTACAAGTCCGCCAACCGGCTTTGGGTAACGAATGCGAGAAAGTTGCGCGATTGCATGCTCGATTTGTTCAATGATCAATTGGTGAAGGTCGATTTTAAGAGCAATCCAATGGCCGTACGAAAGACTATAAACGATTGGGTCAGTAATACCACGAAGGGTCATATTCGTGACTTATTGCCAGAAGATAGTATCACGGAAGATACGGATCTCGTCTTGGCTAATGCCGTTTACTTCAAGGGTCTCTGGCAAAATCGTTTCGATCCAGCAAATTCGAAAAGAGATATCTTCTATACACCTGGCTCCCAAAATTCCGTAATCACGTTCATGCGCCAAAAAAAGACGTTCAATCACG TCGTCTCGGAGGAGTTGGGTGCACACATCCTTGAACTTCCGTATAAAGGTCAAGAAATCTCCATGTTCGTCCTGCTACCACCTTTCGCAGCGGCCAGATTTTTGAACGATGGAGCGAATCGGACCCAAGGAGACGGCGGTATCAGGAACGTTCTCCAACGCATCTCCACTGAGGCTGGTGCGACCGAATTAAGAATACTTCTTGACGATGGAATGCCATCGAGACAGGTCGAAGTATCCTTACCACGATTCGAATTGGAAAGAGAGTTACCTTTGGTACcgcttcttcgttctctcggtGCTGGCGACTTGGTCATACCCGGTGTGGCCGATCTGGCAGATTTCTTAGCCGACGGTGAAAAATCACTTCATTTGGGAGACGCTGTTCATAGGGCTAAAATCGAGGTCACCGAAGAGGGCACGACAGCGGCAGCAGCTACGGCACTCTTTAGTTTCCGTTCGAGTAGGCCGTCCGAACCGGCTGTCTTTAATGCTAATCATccctttatatatttcatctatGACAAACCAACGCATAGCATATTATTCTGCGGTATTTATCGCACACCCGGTGCACCGGCTTCATCGGTACCTGCTTAA
- the LOC122633447 gene encoding serine protease inhibitor 88Ea-like isoform X2: MVQFRAMPLLFFLTLIGGIMAQCLTGEDNPVMMNPRSKTMLDEGRYEFAIDALKKTAEIQTSDNIFFSPDSIHSALTLAYFGARGNTETSLKKALHIPDDLSKIDVMRYYAFEKSIKQKKEDNGSANYEYKSANRLWVTNARKLRDCMLDLFNDQLVKVDFKSNPMAVRKTINDWVSNTTKGHIRDLLPEDSITEDTDLVLANAVYFKGLWQNRFDPANSKRDIFYTPGSQNSVITFMRQKKTFNHVVSEELGAHILELPYKGQEISMFVLLPPFAAARFLNDGANRTQGDGGIRNVLQRISTEAGATELRILLDDGMPSRQVEVSLPRFELERELPLVPLLRSLGAGDLVIPGVADLADFLADGEKSLHLGDAVHRAKIEVTEEGTTAAAATALFSFRSSRPSEPAVFNANHPFIYFIYDKPTHSILFCGIYRTPGAPASSVPA, translated from the exons atGGTGCAATTTCGG gCCAtgccattattattttttttaacgttgatCGGTGGAATCATGGCGCAATGTTTGACGGGAGAAGACAATCCCGTTATGATGAATCCACGTTCGAAAACGATGCTCGACGAAGGTCGTTACGAATTTGCTATAGATGCTTTAAAGAAGACCGCTGAAATACAAACCAGCGACAATATATTCTTCAGCCCGGATAGCATTCATAGCGCCTTGACTTTAGCGTATTTCGGGGCCCGTGGCAACACGGAGACGTCCTTGAAAAAAGCTTTGCATATTCCAGACGATTTATCAAAGATCGACGTGATGAGATACTACGCTTTCGAGAAATCTattaagcaaaaaaaagag GATAATGGGTCAGCCAATTACGAGTACAAGTCCGCCAACCGGCTTTGGGTAACGAATGCGAGAAAGTTGCGCGATTGCATGCTCGATTTGTTCAATGATCAATTGGTGAAGGTCGATTTTAAGAGCAATCCAATGGCCGTACGAAAGACTATAAACGATTGGGTCAGTAATACCACGAAGGGTCATATTCGTGACTTATTGCCAGAAGATAGTATCACGGAAGATACGGATCTCGTCTTGGCTAATGCCGTTTACTTCAAGGGTCTCTGGCAAAATCGTTTCGATCCAGCAAATTCGAAAAGAGATATCTTCTATACACCTGGCTCCCAAAATTCCGTAATCACGTTCATGCGCCAAAAAAAGACGTTCAATCACG TCGTCTCGGAGGAGTTGGGTGCACACATCCTTGAACTTCCGTATAAAGGTCAAGAAATCTCCATGTTCGTCCTGCTACCACCTTTCGCAGCGGCCAGATTTTTGAACGATGGAGCGAATCGGACCCAAGGAGACGGCGGTATCAGGAACGTTCTCCAACGCATCTCCACTGAGGCTGGTGCGACCGAATTAAGAATACTTCTTGACGATGGAATGCCATCGAGACAGGTCGAAGTATCCTTACCACGATTCGAATTGGAAAGAGAGTTACCTTTGGTACcgcttcttcgttctctcggtGCTGGCGACTTGGTCATACCCGGTGTGGCCGATCTGGCAGATTTCTTAGCCGACGGTGAAAAATCACTTCATTTGGGAGACGCTGTTCATAGGGCTAAAATCGAGGTCACCGAAGAGGGCACGACAGCGGCAGCAGCTACGGCACTCTTTAGTTTCCGTTCGAGTAGGCCGTCCGAACCGGCTGTCTTTAATGCTAATCATccctttatatatttcatctatGACAAACCAACGCATAGCATATTATTCTGCGGTATTTATCGCACACCCGGTGCACCGGCTTCATCGGTACCTGCTTAA
- the LOC122633448 gene encoding transmembrane protein 43 homolog isoform X1 produces MATNRKICFSLRFKHMIGRYWQNGQQQRANVEPIHQNRINGRQPSPMNVPMSVLEQFRESWLTAIIGSILFATGMCLLFWNEGKAVKVAYSLDEALQNVAVLSNPFKLLPEFEGRLIHISGSLSISEPLTEPDHGIIMLSVKLKRRVQMYQWVEIEEERSFGGVTEEEKHYYYTTEWKDKLIDSDHFYIRTGHHNPKEIPIKSQIQIANEVKIGAFILGLELKKKFNEFVEITSDERPERKDIKMHSGLYYHSTDLWNPQVGDIRIQFSYAGKQGDIYSIVGMMEKGVIVPYITSHGEDILLQRKHKMTVDQMFHLEHMHNYWRTWSIRGLGWLVLFLAATCLANILKTLILNSTFLCGIIAIESLTMSVSMSISLLVIGFAWVWYRPVIGLCLALASILPFIYSTLTAGSQSQQRDNYRRL; encoded by the exons atgGCAACCAATAGGAAAATTTGCTTTTCCCTGAGATTCAAACATATGATTGGACGCTATTGG CAAAATGGACAACAGCAAAGAGCTAATGTTGAACCAATACATCAAAATCGAATTAATGGAAGACAACCTTCACCTATGAATGTCCCAATGTCAGTTTTAGAACAATTTAGAGAATCATGGTTAACTGCCATCATTGGATCTATTTTGTTTGCAACTGGGATGTGCCTGTTGTTTTGGAACGAA GGAAAGGCAGTGAAAGTAGCGTACTCTTTGGACGAAGCTTTACAGAATGTAGCAGTACTTTCAAATCCATTTAAGTTATTACCAGAGTTTGAAGGTCgtttaatacatatttcagGATCATTATCAATATCAGAACCACTGACTGAACCTGATCATGGCATCATTATGTTAagcgttaaattaaaaagaagagtacAGATGTATCAATGGGTcgagatcgaagaagaaagaag ttttGGCGGAGTaacggaagaagagaaacattattattatacgacaGAATGGAAGGATAAGCTTATAGATTctgatcatttttatataagaactGGACACCATAATCCAAAAGAAATACCAATCAAAAGTCAAATACAGATTGCTAATGAAGTTAAAATTGGAGCCTTTATTCTTGGATtagaattaaagaagaaatttaatgaatttgtCGAGATTACTAGCGACGAAAGACCGGAACGTAAAGATATCAAAATGCATTCTGGGTTGTATTATCATAGCACAGACTTGTGGAATCCCCAG GTGGGAGACATTAGAATACAATTCTCGTACGCAGGTAAACAAGGTGATATTTATTCTATCGTTGGCATGATGGAGAAAGGAGTTATTGTCCCTTATATCACATCGCACGGGGAAGATATTTTACTTCAAAGGAAACACAAAATGACAGTAGATCAAATGTTCCACTTGGAACACATGCACAATTACTGGAGAACTTGGAGTATCAG AGGACTAGGATGGTTAGTCCTATTTTTGGCAGCAACTTGTTTGGCAAATATATTGAAAACCCTGATACTTAATTCAACATTCTTATGTGGAATAATAGCAATTGAGTCATTAACAATGTCTGTTTCCATGTCCATTAGTTTATTAGTAATTGGTTTTGCATGGGTGTGGTATCGGCCGGTAATCGGCCTTTGCTTAGCTTTAGCTTCGATTTtaccatttatttattcgacttTAACAGCAGGATCTCAGTCGCAACAACGTGATAATTATAGAAGATTGTAA